The following are from one region of the Littorina saxatilis isolate snail1 linkage group LG2, US_GU_Lsax_2.0, whole genome shotgun sequence genome:
- the LOC138953948 gene encoding tripartite motif-containing protein 59-like: MAASTVPVNHLSCSLCLDTLKNPKLLQCHHTFCEACLLGLRDNVGNNYLHCPQCRKGIKLSRDGIRRLQTNFYLTPLLEQQQDVCGEHPGEELRFVCVPCNKAICRTCLLQHHNQHELQDLEKAMKNAKAKLKKIPGLVG; encoded by the coding sequence ATGGCCGCAAGCACAGTGCCAGTGAATCATTTGTCATGCAGCCTGTGTCTGGACACACTGAAGAATCCCAAACTACTTCAATGCCACCATACCTTCTGTGAAGCGTGCCTGCTTGGTCTTAGGGATAATGTGGGCAACAATTATTTGCATTGCCCGCAGTGTCGCAAAGGAATAAAGCTGTCCAGGGACGGCATTCGCAGGCTTCAGACCAATTTTTATTTGACCCCTCTCCTGGAGCAGCAGCAAGACGTGTGTGGGGAGCACCCTGGAGAAGAACTACGCTTTGTCTGTGTGCCTTGTAACAAGGCTATCTGCCGCACGTGCCTGCTCCAGCACCACAACCAACACGAGCTGCAAGATTTGGAAAAAGCTATGAAAAATGCCAAAGCTAAGCTGAAAAAAATACCTGGACTTGTTGGATGA